One genomic segment of Catalinimonas alkaloidigena includes these proteins:
- a CDS encoding S9 family peptidase has protein sequence MKKLFTLLFCVVSLYTYAQENSSSLSIPQIMQGEDFVGYLPEEIHWGADSRTVYFSWNPEQNTLRSQYKVMLSDRNPQLVSLEEQKSMPAFGGPYNENRSLSLYEKNGDIFLLDMKEQSVRQITNTIEREYNPQFSGDEDQIIFTRSSNLFAWDVENGSVQQLTNIMKGKKEEDKEAWAYKKWLEKDQLEHFDILAERKATEKLEEEREDKLKPERPLEIFTGEKNVSDLQLSPDMRFVTYRLTKAVDDESTDVPDYVTQSGFVQNISARNKVGAPQDTYEMGIYDIKEDTSYVVDTKQIPGIYDKPTFRREYHQGDSVYNDQYDEAREVIIHGPFYAEDGKAVVVVRALDNKDRWVMRLNPADASLSLLDRQHDEAWIAGPGIPWYIFGEHNLGWLDNENIWFQSEESGYSHLYSLNVKSGEKKALTSGEFEITDVKLSKDKKYFYLVTSEESPFVRHLYRMHARGGKMTQLTSQSGNHEVHLSPDEKYWAIRYSYSNQPWELYLMENKPGAEMSRITNSTSEAFEAYDWREPEIIRFTARDGVEVPARVYRPEHPNGAGVIFVHGAGYLQNVHRWWSSYFREYMFHNFLTDLGYTVMDIDYRGSSGYGRDWRTAIYRHMSGKDLTDQVDGAAYMVESLGVDEDRLGIYGGSYGGFITIAALFKHPGVFASGAALRSVTDWAHYNHTYTSNILNTPVEDSIAYARSSPIYFAEGLEDHLLMLHGMVDDNVHYQDVVRLSQRLIELGKDNWDLAVFPMEPHGFKEASSWTDEYKRIFKLFEETIGELGK, from the coding sequence ATGAAAAAGTTGTTTACGCTACTTTTCTGTGTAGTATCTCTGTATACCTATGCCCAGGAAAATAGTTCTTCTCTCTCCATTCCCCAGATCATGCAGGGCGAAGATTTTGTGGGCTACCTACCTGAAGAGATCCATTGGGGAGCTGATAGCCGTACTGTTTATTTCTCCTGGAATCCCGAACAGAATACGCTTCGCAGTCAATATAAGGTCATGCTGTCCGACAGAAATCCACAGCTGGTAAGCCTGGAAGAGCAAAAAAGCATGCCCGCTTTTGGTGGACCATATAATGAAAACAGAAGTCTCAGCCTTTACGAAAAAAATGGCGATATTTTTTTGCTGGACATGAAAGAGCAATCTGTTCGGCAAATTACCAATACTATAGAGCGAGAATACAATCCGCAGTTTTCTGGTGATGAGGACCAAATTATCTTCACCCGAAGTAGCAATCTGTTTGCCTGGGATGTGGAAAATGGGAGTGTGCAGCAGCTTACCAACATCATGAAAGGCAAGAAGGAAGAAGATAAAGAAGCGTGGGCCTATAAAAAGTGGTTGGAAAAAGATCAGTTAGAGCATTTTGATATTCTGGCAGAGCGCAAAGCCACAGAAAAACTGGAAGAAGAAAGAGAGGATAAACTTAAGCCGGAGCGTCCATTGGAAATTTTTACCGGAGAAAAAAATGTGTCTGATTTGCAGCTAAGTCCGGATATGCGTTTTGTGACCTACCGCCTAACCAAAGCTGTGGATGACGAAAGCACTGATGTTCCAGATTATGTTACTCAATCCGGTTTTGTGCAAAATATCTCAGCCCGCAATAAAGTGGGCGCTCCGCAGGATACTTACGAAATGGGTATTTACGATATTAAAGAGGATACCAGCTATGTGGTGGATACCAAACAAATTCCTGGCATCTACGACAAACCGACATTCCGTAGAGAGTATCATCAGGGAGATTCTGTCTACAATGATCAATACGATGAAGCGAGAGAGGTGATCATCCATGGACCTTTCTATGCCGAAGATGGTAAGGCTGTAGTGGTTGTGCGTGCATTGGACAATAAAGACCGCTGGGTCATGCGCCTCAATCCGGCTGATGCCTCTCTAAGTCTGCTGGATCGACAGCATGACGAAGCCTGGATAGCCGGACCGGGTATTCCCTGGTATATTTTTGGTGAGCATAATCTGGGATGGCTTGACAATGAAAATATCTGGTTCCAGTCCGAAGAGAGTGGCTATTCTCACCTCTATAGCCTCAATGTTAAGAGCGGAGAAAAGAAAGCTCTGACCAGCGGTGAGTTTGAAATAACGGATGTAAAACTGTCCAAAGACAAAAAATACTTTTACCTCGTCACCAGTGAGGAAAGCCCCTTTGTACGTCACCTGTACCGGATGCATGCCAGAGGCGGTAAAATGACACAGTTGACTAGTCAGTCAGGGAATCATGAGGTTCACCTTTCACCTGATGAGAAGTATTGGGCTATCCGCTATTCCTATAGCAATCAGCCCTGGGAGCTGTATCTGATGGAGAATAAGCCCGGTGCTGAGATGAGCCGCATTACCAACTCAACCTCCGAAGCGTTTGAGGCCTATGACTGGCGGGAACCAGAAATTATCCGGTTTACAGCCCGTGATGGGGTAGAAGTCCCTGCCCGGGTTTACAGGCCGGAGCATCCCAATGGAGCGGGGGTAATTTTTGTACACGGAGCGGGCTATCTGCAAAATGTGCATCGGTGGTGGAGCAGCTACTTCCGTGAGTATATGTTTCATAACTTTCTGACCGATCTGGGCTATACTGTGATGGACATTGATTACCGGGGAAGCAGTGGGTATGGACGTGACTGGCGTACTGCAATTTACCGTCATATGAGCGGTAAAGACCTGACCGATCAGGTTGATGGAGCAGCTTATATGGTAGAAAGCCTGGGCGTGGATGAAGACCGGCTGGGGATTTACGGAGGTTCATACGGTGGTTTTATTACCATTGCTGCGCTCTTTAAGCATCCGGGCGTTTTTGCCAGTGGAGCAGCCTTACGCTCAGTGACTGACTGGGCGCATTATAACCATACTTACACTTCCAATATATTGAACACTCCGGTGGAAGATAGTATCGCTTATGCCCGTTCTTCGCCCATTTATTTTGCCGAGGGTCTGGAAGACCATTTGCTGATGCTCCATGGCATGGTAGATGATAATGTGCATTACCAGGATGTGGTACGCCTGTCTCAGCGACTAATTGAGTTGGGCAAAGACAATTGGGACCTGGCGGTATTTCCTATGGAGCCTCACGGCTTTAAAGAAGCCAGCAGCTGGACGGATGAGTATAAACGTATTTTTAAACTGTTTGAAGAGACGATAGGAGAACTGGGGAAATAA
- a CDS encoding NfeD family protein, translated as MILKSNRKWPVAFLLGLLTLLSLNAYAQPDTTAQEKPQVLVLELRSEIDARTNRYVELAFGKAEEIEADYIVIDMDTYGGALYDADDIRTRVLEAEVPVYVFINKDAASAGALISIACDSIYMAPGASIGAATVVNGGTGEAAPDKYQSYMRSIMRATAEATGRDPQIAEAMVDQELEVDSISDAGEVITFSTSEAIKYDYCEAQVTSIEEILERSGLEEGEYTLTVFEKGVTEEVIAFFLNPFISGILILIMLGGVYFELQTPGVGFPILAAVVALVLYLIPHYLNGLAENWEIAAFFVGAVLIVLEVLVIPGFGVAGIAGLTLTIGSLILVMLNNNDFDFFFVDSSEVLSAVATTLAGMLGGIILMFFGGVRLTDSAAFRRIALETTQSRSEGYTSSTREGSFIGKEGEAYTVLRPSGKIMIEDELYDAYTRGDYIDRGEKIVVVSEEGTSLRVKLAKDVPAEGLS; from the coding sequence ATGATACTCAAAAGCAATCGCAAGTGGCCTGTCGCTTTTTTATTGGGCTTACTTACCCTGCTAAGCTTAAACGCTTACGCACAGCCAGATACTACCGCACAAGAAAAGCCCCAGGTACTGGTGTTGGAGCTGCGCTCTGAAATAGACGCCCGCACCAATCGCTATGTAGAACTTGCCTTTGGAAAAGCAGAGGAAATTGAGGCAGACTATATTGTGATTGACATGGATACTTATGGAGGGGCACTGTACGATGCCGATGATATCCGTACCCGCGTTCTGGAGGCTGAAGTGCCTGTATATGTATTTATCAACAAAGATGCTGCCTCCGCCGGTGCTCTTATTTCCATTGCCTGCGATAGTATTTACATGGCTCCCGGGGCCAGCATAGGAGCGGCAACAGTGGTAAATGGCGGTACGGGTGAAGCCGCTCCCGACAAGTATCAGTCGTATATGCGCTCTATCATGCGGGCAACCGCTGAAGCTACCGGGCGTGATCCACAAATTGCAGAGGCCATGGTAGATCAGGAACTTGAAGTAGATAGTATTTCAGATGCGGGAGAAGTTATTACCTTCTCTACCTCTGAGGCGATCAAATATGATTACTGTGAGGCCCAGGTAACAAGCATAGAAGAAATATTGGAGCGAAGCGGATTGGAGGAAGGTGAATACACCCTTACCGTTTTTGAAAAGGGAGTTACCGAAGAGGTCATTGCTTTTTTTCTCAATCCGTTTATTAGTGGAATATTGATTTTAATCATGCTGGGAGGGGTATACTTTGAGTTGCAGACACCGGGCGTAGGTTTTCCCATATTGGCCGCAGTAGTGGCTTTGGTGCTTTATCTTATTCCTCATTACCTCAATGGTCTGGCTGAAAACTGGGAAATAGCGGCCTTTTTTGTAGGAGCGGTGCTTATTGTCCTGGAGGTATTAGTGATTCCTGGCTTTGGCGTAGCAGGTATTGCGGGGCTTACGCTGACCATCGGGTCTCTCATCCTGGTGATGCTCAATAATAATGATTTTGACTTCTTTTTTGTAGATTCCAGTGAGGTGCTTAGTGCAGTAGCTACCACATTGGCGGGAATGCTGGGAGGAATTATACTGATGTTTTTCGGTGGAGTGCGCCTGACAGACTCGGCAGCTTTTAGACGGATTGCCCTGGAAACCACACAGTCACGGAGTGAAGGCTACACTTCCAGCACAAGAGAAGGGTCATTTATTGGTAAAGAAGGAGAAGCGTATACGGTGTTACGCCCCAGTGGAAAAATCATGATAGAAGATGAACTCTACGATGCTTATACCCGTGGCGACTATATTGATCGTGGTGAGAAAATTGTAGTGGTAAGTGAAGAAGGCACTTCCTTACGGGTAAAGCTGGCAAAAGACGTCCCTGCAGAAGGACTCAGTTGA
- a CDS encoding DUF4905 domain-containing protein, with product MPKKLISVFSISFSAKIWNLLTDHDAHYLYLELRDEEAHQVSFAAYQLTKKEMVWQDLRFKESWWIGMSVADQDILVLHTFENSDNPDEKSFLAFDVNTQQIIWESENLQVIDVKNRKIYGYEKVEGDTVYKCISLEDEAEKEISKEEAFAALQNFSVENKYIRHPFHYTEEDAYFETVRKFVLEYLNLQPIKGCEYLEHQQFIYISYYIQENKALANYLLVIDKEGTLQLHEKMDDQLSQLGLGTFMIIRNQLMFIKRKRELVSYAI from the coding sequence TTGCCAAAAAAGTTGATTTCTGTATTTTCTATTTCTTTTTCGGCCAAGATCTGGAACCTACTGACTGACCATGACGCGCATTATCTTTATCTGGAATTAAGGGATGAGGAAGCACATCAGGTTAGCTTTGCGGCTTATCAGCTTACAAAAAAAGAGATGGTCTGGCAAGATCTGAGATTTAAGGAAAGCTGGTGGATAGGAATGAGCGTTGCCGACCAGGATATACTTGTGCTGCACACTTTTGAAAATTCCGATAACCCTGACGAAAAATCCTTCCTCGCTTTTGATGTAAACACCCAGCAGATCATTTGGGAAAGTGAAAATTTGCAGGTCATTGATGTAAAAAACCGAAAAATTTATGGCTACGAGAAAGTAGAAGGAGATACTGTGTATAAGTGTATCTCTCTGGAGGATGAAGCAGAAAAGGAAATTTCAAAAGAAGAGGCTTTCGCAGCGCTACAAAATTTCTCAGTTGAAAATAAATATATTCGTCATCCGTTTCATTACACAGAGGAGGATGCTTACTTTGAGACGGTCCGTAAATTTGTACTGGAATACCTGAACCTACAGCCCATTAAAGGCTGCGAGTACCTTGAACACCAGCAATTTATTTATATAAGCTATTATATCCAGGAGAATAAGGCTTTGGCTAATTATTTGTTGGTAATAGATAAAGAGGGGACACTACAACTGCACGAAAAAATGGATGATCAGCTATCTCAATTAGGTCTGGGAACTTTTATGATCATCCGCAATCAATTGATGTTTATTAAGCGAAAAAGAGAGCTGGTTAGTTATGCAATTTAA